A stretch of DNA from Xiphophorus maculatus strain JP 163 A chromosome 8, X_maculatus-5.0-male, whole genome shotgun sequence:
TCACTGGATATTTTCAGGTTCTGAGTagagagagtctgactggaccttgttactgggaggttgaAGGGAGAGGAGAACCAGTTTCTGTAGCAGTCGCATACAAGAGTATCAGCAGAGCAGGATGGGGTGATGAATGTAAATTTGGATATAATGATAAATCTTGGGCATTATATTCTtatcaaaacaaatgtacattttggcacaacaacattttaacctccatctcaggtccagtttcctccagagtcggagtgtacctggatcacagagcaggtattctgtccttctacagcgtctctgaaaccatgactctcctccacagagtccagaccagatTCACTGAACCGCTACTAGCTGGAGTTTGGATTTATGACACTGGATCCTCAGCAGAGTTCTGTAAACCCAGATAgatttcctctttcctctcagATTGTTGATCAGGGTTCATGGTTCTGatgtctctgctctgctgttctgatcttctttatttttccggTTTAGTTCTTTGTGTTACAGGAGCCATAAAGGAAATCACTGctgatcatttatttcattcttatgacagaaatatttcatgaaaatCTAAACTTCTCTGGACTCTAAtggttttcctttcatttttttatccatGTATTTCGATGTTTTATTCGTTGTTAAATCAGTTGAGATCAAAGTGATCTGAACTTGCTTCTGTTTTCTATATTGTGATccaaaaaacctgaaacatcAAATCAGAACTGATGCTGTTTTCTTctcatatttttagatttagatcAGAAAAATGTCTGTAGTTCTGTCTCTTTGGACTTCTTCAATAAAGAAACTTGATTACAGAGAAATGTTGAAAGTTTTCTAAtcattattgtgataaattgtaTGTTTGGTCGCCTATTGAGCAGAAACATTTCCTCCAGAGTGTCTTAtttgctgctggaaaagatcagatgtttggttttaaaCCTATTTAACACAAATTAAAGTCATTCAGCGGTGAggatggagagaaagaagagaagatgaATCAGTACAGACAGGGGAAGGCAACAGGTTAATCTGATATCAGGTGGAAGTGAGGGAACAGCTACTTAATCccaagaaataatttttaaacattatttttaaaaactgtattaagATCTGTAACTTTTACAACTAATGTATAATGCTTTTCTGACCATGTGACTTAGTGGAGGCGCCAAAGATGAGGGTTGAAGGAGACAGACATGAGGTCAGTATCTGTTGTAGAGGAGACAAGTGATGACATCAGGGAGGAACAATTAAATTAGGGAGGcaacaaaaacctaaatacCATGATGGGCTGAATTTAATtactatattttataaatacatgaataaggCAGAGCTTTATGGACACATTAAACATGTGCTGACATGTTTGCATTCACCTCAGAAAGAATGTAGCTGAGCATAAAACCCAGAAGAACCAGTCAGATGTTGAACCTTGAATTAAATGATTCTCTGAAAACTAAATGCAGAAATAGACCTCTGTCTCATATCTGGCAGTAGAACTACTAAATgctgttttgttaaagttttacagATTTATAAAAAGACGGATTACAAACTGATATGAACACGATGCAAACATTGGACTCTCTGCAGTGTGTTGTCATTACAGAGCAGTTAGGAAACAGGAAGCATATTTTCCCTTAACCACCAAACACATCTAGTTTCTTCAGCAAGAAtgattctttcattttattctctGAAGCTGCAGAGAGCTAACATGTTAGCAACCTGAGTTTAAGAGACTCAGTCAGttattttgaacagaaaacTGTTGTGAAGATGTTTCAGcttaaaatattattgctttCAGAGCGCTCCTCTTCCTGGTCTCACACACAGTGAGTCTCGGTGGAGCcagcagctgctgaagctggaagctgattggctgcagcctCTCTGCCCTGGCATGTGATTGGTGGATCACAACTCGagcttgttttttgttctcaGGAAATGAAACTAACAGTCAGTGCTACTgagagcagaaatggagcagCAGGCGGTTCAGGTGGATCGAGAAACTTTCTCCTGTTCCATCTGTCTGGATCTACTGAAAGATCCAGTGACTACTCCctgtggacacagctactgTATGAACTGCATTACAAAGTTCTGGGATGAAggtgagaaaaaggaaaactaccACTGTCCTCAGTGCAGCACAACCTTCACACAGAAGCCtgacctgcagaaaaacaccatgctagcagctttagtggagcagctgaagaagactggACTCCAAGCTGCTCCTGCTGACCACAGTtatgctggacctgaagatgtggcctgtgattcctgcactggaagaaaactgaaagcctTCAAGTCCTGTTTAGTCTGTCTGGCCTCTTTCTGTGAGAAACACCTTCAGcctcattttgtttcagttgcatttaagaaacacaagctggtggagccgtccaagaacctccaggagaacatctgctctaagcatgatgaggtgatgaagatgttcTGCCTCACTGATCAGAAGTGTATCTGCTATCTCTGCTCTGTGGATGAACATAAAGGCCATGAAACTgtgtcagctgcagcagaaaggactgagaggcagagagagctggaggagagacgaggaaacatccagcagagaatccaggaccaggagaaagatgtgaagctgcttcaacaggaggtggaggccatcaatcgctctgctgataaaacagtggaggacagtgagaagatcttcacccagctgatccgtctcctccagaaaagaagctctgaggtgaagcagcagatcagatcccagcaggaaactgaagtgagtcgagtcaaagatgttcaggagaagctggagcaggagatcactgagctgaagaggaaagacgctgagctggagcagctctcacacacagaggatcacaaccagtttctcctcaactacccctcactgccagcactcagtgagtctacacactcatccagcatcaacatccgtcctctgagacactttgaggactTGACAGCAGCTGTATCAGAGCTCAGAGACAAACTACAGGACGTCCTGAAAGACTCATggacaaacatctcactgatgGTCACTGGGGCGGATGTTCTACTgtcacaaccagaaccagaaccaaagagcagagctgGATTCTTAAGATATTCATGTGAAATCACTCTGgatccaaacacagcaaacacatGGCTGAGACTATCAGAGgggaacaggaaggtgacagTAATGGATCATTATCTGTCTTATTCTAGTCACCCAGACAGATTCACTGGATATTTTCAGGTTCTGAGTAGAGAGAGTCTGTCTGGACGTTGTTACTGGGAAGTGAAGTGGAGAGGGGAACCAGTTTCTGTAGCAGTCGCATACAATAGTATCAGTAGGGTAGGATCGGGTAATGAATGTGCTTTTGGATATAATGATAAATCTTGGGCATTGCATTGTTACCAAAGCAATAGTAATTTTTGgcaaaacaacatttcaacctccatctcaggtccagtttcctccagagtcggagtgtacctggatcacagagcaggtattctgtccttctacagcgtctctgaaagcatgactctcctccacagagtccagaccagatTCACTGAACCGCTACTGGCTGGAGTTTCGCTTGCAGAATCTGCTGAGTTCTGCAAACTTAAATAACAAGATTGTCTTACTTTATTGCTCTGTTATTGGGTCTCTGGTGTCAATATCTGTTCATGTGTTTGACCAGGAATGTAATTGatcatgtttttgtgtaatattcatattgatttatttcttatttctctaTTGGATTGTATTCTTATTTCTCTGtttgtccacttcctgcttttgaagtgGTCTCTGGCCCGcctggtgttcacatatgcatttagACCACACCAGatttcacttcaaccgaaccaagAATGAGGTTTGTAGGTGGATCAGGATTCAATTGCAAAAAGTTCTCCAAACAaatcagactttctaggcaaaagAGCCAAAGTCTCATTAAAGTGGACTGAACAGGGTTAATGTGAACGGAAATATTTGTAGCCTActcctttaaaatatttttgtgcctACATTTCATAATTATATAAATTACTTGTGTGACCATGTCTAACGTGTGCTACAGCTTTGtgcatctttaaaatattattttgttcatATATCAGCCTTTGTGGAACTTCTCACTATAAATAAATACGATGTGAACAAACCAGACCATAATGTAACTTGATCTATAGACAGAAATATCAGATGTATCAGACAGTTTAGTGAAGGTTGTTCTTTAAGTTACTCATAAacagtggtgggaagtaacgaagtacaagtacttcgttactgtacttaagtacaattttcatgtatctgtactttacttaagtagatttaataatgggtactttctacttttactccactacattttacagtaagtatctgtactttctacttcactacatttctacaaaagtgtcgcgttactcgttacatccaagtcgcactgctctctttttgtccgttaaaatatgaagttcagGGACTTTAAGGTGGCGCcgtaaaatccaagcaataacgtgacttaGTGTCTGTTGTCACCCATCGCCTCCCCCTTTACTAGCACGCGGAGCTCCAGACATGCGCAGTGGTTTCCTCTGAGCGGGAGAAGATGTCTAACTAATCGATAGTAGCTGCATAAATCATAAGATATGACGACATGTAAAACCAGCAGCGCTTCGCTTTCACAGACGGTGGGACTTTGTCCAACTTTTAGCGTCACTTGGAAGGAAAGCTTAAAGAAAGGTAAGATCTGTGGACGTGATgctagcaaagctagctgtactGAGACACATGTTGCATCTGCgatgaaaaaaagttgtcacTCATGCGCTGAATTATTGTGTGGATTCAGGAACGATCCGATTCTTCTGGACGGATCTTTACTAAGGTTGATGGGACTGaagcctcactgagagccgttctttgttcttgtataCACTGCAATAgctatatatagctatatatatatgtatatatatacacacacacacacatatttatttaattgccgAATAAGTAAAAGTTGAACGTATGAACACAGAGCATGCTCATTGATTGATTTTGTCTCCTGTCATGGTGGCAAACATGCAGTGGGAGGGAGGATGAGAACAGTCATGGTGCTCCTTCTGCTTGTTGCGCCGTTGGACAGTGTTCATAGTGTTGTTgtaatgttacaattacaactgtaattgtaacatagcaattacagttaattgctatgtttcatggtttaatggtgcagacagttgtggtttctgacatgggcaatatgggcaaccgcccagggcgtTATTTTTATAGGGATGGCAGGCGACCTCTGCGGATTGTAGCACAgcaatgaaagcaaaacagaatgaaatgagtTGTAATTGATActggttaaatatatttcagctctaattatttatatctaggtgtttttatggaaatgtggatctttcagatcaatctgAGAACCAATTTTGATAGGTgcacttcattttattgtgtcatgtagcgcagggcgctggtcttggtctcgtGTTcagtggtcttgactacaactcTGCTACGTGGCTCCTCgattgcatgtcttcccccccacACCTTCGTTCCATCCCCTTTCAGTTggatttctttctaaataaatgtcactaatgAAGTTCATGCTACGTTAGGACAGGAAATAAGATGTTTCCATCcctgaaattatgatgcatagaatcacatATGTAAGTCTAAACTCTTACagagaataaacacaataagaacatgtttaatctgtgacattgtttattaaaatggcacatttatgatgtattcaaattaaatactatcGGCACACTTAATGATATTAGCGATTAGGTTATGTATTCAgcaaatacttttacttttaatacttaagtatttttaaaagccagtacttttttacttttacttaagtaaaatgttaatgtggtactttgacttttacttgagtacatttttgcctgtgtattgtcaagaaaatccgagctcatcccacttccccatgctggagattttagtttaacagtaataataaataaagttatctttaaaatgaatcactcaagtgacatcaaggcccaacagtagacttaagtgtcaataaaataaatctggttgtgtgtgttgtttttgtctcatgcaaactttgctttaattctacttttctctatctaatcataagaaatcatagtcagtcagaaagagtcattaaacaggaaaagcaggtttcctggaaaaagaggaagtaagttccagcctgcagatttataaaaaatagctgagactattccttattttaaagcatgaaagtttaaagaatgaaatctaaacattttggtaatttgataagattcaaagtaaaatacttatattaatattggtttacttgtaataatacttacacttacatttgtgggaacacttacaagaaaaacaagtaactgtaactttagtattaaataattagaatcatggattattcttggtttcttttcagaaaaacatctgtaataactcacattaagattataataagtataattaataagttatggttataaaatcataaatgaatgataaatcagagaagctgaagaaaataaatgtgatataagttatggttataaaattataaatgaa
This window harbors:
- the LOC102224723 gene encoding tripartite motif-containing protein 16-like, whose protein sequence is MEQQAVQVDRETFSCSICLDLLKDPVTTPCGHSYCMNCITKFWDEGEKKENYHCPQCSTTFTQKPDLQKNTMLAALVEQLKKTGLQAAPADHSYAGPEDVACDSCTGRKLKAFKSCLVCLASFCEKHLQPHFVSVAFKKHKLVEPSKNLQENICSKHDEVMKMFCLTDQKCICYLCSVDEHKGHETVSAAAERTERQRELEERRGNIQQRIQDQEKDVKLLQQEVEAINRSADKTVEDSEKIFTQLIRLLQKRSSEVKQQIRSQQETEVSRVKDVQEKLEQEITELKRKDAELEQLSHTEDHNQFLLNYPSLPALSESTHSSSINIRPLRHFEDLTAAVSELRDKLQDVLKDSWTNISLMVTGADVLLSQPEPEPKSRAGFLRYSCEITLDPNTANTWLRLSEGNRKVTVMDHYLSYSSHPDRFTGYFQVLSRESLSGRCYWEVKWRGEPVSVAVAYNSISRVGSGNECAFGYNDKSWALHCYQSNSNFWQNNISTSISGPVSSRVGVYLDHRAGILSFYSVSESMTLLHRVQTRFTEPLLAGVSLAESAEFCKLK